In Parasteatoda tepidariorum isolate YZ-2023 chromosome 2, CAS_Ptep_4.0, whole genome shotgun sequence, one DNA window encodes the following:
- the LOC107449755 gene encoding uncharacterized protein isoform X2 — MVKKLKKSSKTTKKPSEQEKSESYRVPIIISAPPHISPHDIPVSIELHDDDRYIKSSPDLHPIEPIHLRPLHHHPRSSKMEVYHGPVAVPADYPYGSAEPHHYYEPKNELPVEDHGDLSAIPGAPGLDYPTYSHLPETGFKCLQHTSTPGFYADVETKCQMWHYCQPDGRHDRFLCPNGTVFDQLTRVCNWWFNVYCDNSLSYYDINFDLYRESPRITQPSETPVYYHEARPSHPENSVMISPNSFLRHVEEFEAKIRPGDSYKEYSPYDSHNAPLLSAATRQEKRYPLKLAPSPQVRHDPDVSPDSSNARTVSTPVEKPSRKRGQKKRVPKRKKQFHSTHVPTYREAKATPAARRYRLVRRRKVNKN; from the exons GAATCGTACCGTGTACCGATCATCATATCTGCTCCACCTCACATCTCCCCCCACGACATTCCAGTAAGCATCGAGCTTCATGACGACGACAGGTACATCAAGTCATCCCCTGATCTTCATCCCATAGAACCCATTCACCTGCGGCCCCTACACCATCATCCCAGATCATCTAAGATGGAAGTCTACCATGGACCAGTTGCTGTACCAGCCGATTATCCCTACGGAAGTGCTGAG CCTCATCACTATTATGAGCCAAAGAACGAATTGCCAGTAGAGGATCATGGAGATTTGTCGGCCATACCAGGAGCTCCCGGACTAGATTATCCCACTTACTCCCATCTTCCAGAGACAGGATTCAAGTGTTTACAGCATACATCCACTCCAGGATTTTATGCTGACGTAGAGACCAAATGTCAA ATGTGGCATTACTGCCAACCAGATGGCCGACACGATCGATTCTTATGTCCGAATGGTACCGTTTTTGATCAACTCACACGAGTCTGCAACTGGTGGTTTAATGTCTACTGTGACAACTCGTTGTCTTACTACGATATTAATTTCGACCTTTACCGTGAATCGCCAAGAATAACACAACCTTCAGAAACTCCGGTTTACTACCACGAGGCCAGACCTTCGCATCCCGAGAACTCCGTGATGATCAGTCCCAACAGCTTTCTCAGGCATGTGGAAGAATTCGAGGCTAAAATAAGACCAGGCGACAGTTACAAAGAATACAGCCCATACGACAGCCACAACGCCCCACTACTGTCTGCGGCAACCCGGCAAGAAAAGCGTTATCCACTCAAGTTGGCACCTTCACCACAGGTCAGGCACGATCCGGACGTGTCTCCGGACTCCAGCAACGCTCGCACCGTGTCGACACCGGTCGAAAAGCCGTCCCGCAAGAGAGGTCAGAAGAAGAGAGTGCCAAAGCGGAAAAAGCAATTTCATTCCACGCATGTTCCAACCTACAGGGAAGCCAAGGCTACTCCTGCTGCGAGGAGATATCGCTTGGTTCGAAGACGGAAGGTGAACAAAAACTAA